ATCCGCCATCGCAGTTACAACCGCTCCCGCCGGCAAATACAAAAAAATGTAGACCGGCACAATTTTTTTACGCTATGCGGGCCATATTCCCTTGACAGGAAATCCCCGATTTCGCTAATATAAAGTTTGTTATTTTGCATGCGAATGTCAAAAAAGTGTACTTGAGAATGGATTGCTAGATGAGAAGAAAGCGGGTGGATGGATGGCAACTAAATTTATCTTTGTTACAGGCGGTGTGACCTCATCGCTGGGAAAGGGGCTATTGGCTGCCTCGTTAGCGCGGCTTTTGCGCTGCCGGGGGCTCAAGGTATCGATCATGAAACTGGACCCTTACCTGAATACCGACCCTGGAACCATGAATCCCTACCAACATGGCGAGGTCTACGTTACCGACGACGGCGCCGAAACCGACTTGGACCTGGGTCACTACGAGCGCTTTGCCGATGTCCCCCTCACCCGCGCACACAGCGTGACCACCGGGCGCATTTACCAAGCCCTCTTTGAGCACGAGCGCAAGGGCGAATTTATGGGGCAGACCATCCAGGTGCTGCCGCATGTGACAGACGAGATCAAAAACAGCGTGCTGGACGCCAGCCGCAAAAGTCAGGCTGATGTGCAGCTGGTGGAGATCGGCGGTACCATCGGCGATATCGAATCCGTCCCCTATCAGGAGGCCATCCGCCAGTTCCAGTGGGATGTAGGCCGGGAGAACTGTCTCTACATCCATTTAACGCTTTTACCCTATCTCCCCATGTCCGATGAGCTCAAGACCAAACCCACCCAGCACAGCGTGCGCCAGCTCATGAGCATGGGCATCCAGCCCGAGATCTTGGTCTGCCGCTCCAGTTTCCCGATTCCGGACGATCAGCGGCGCAAGATCTCGCTTTTTTGTAATGTGCCGGTGGATCATGTGGTGGACAGCCTGGACGCTTCCACGATCTATGAGGTGCCCCTGCTGCTGGCCGAGCAGAATCTGGATGGGTTGGTTTGCCAGCACTTCGGCCTGCAGACCCCGCCGCCCGACCTTGCCGCCTGGCGGGAGATCGTCGCGCACATCAAAAACCCCAAGCGCACGGTGACCATCGCGCTGGTGGGCAAGTATGTAGAGCTGCACGACGCGTACCTTTCTATTAAAGAATCCCTGACCCACGCCAGCGCCTACCATCAGGCCAAGCTGGAGATCCAGTGGATCCAATCCGAAAATATCACCCCCGAGAACGTGGCCGAAACCTTGAAGGACGCCGATGGCATCCTGGTACCCGGCGGGTTTGGCAACCGCGGGCTGGAGGGCAAGATCTTGGCCATACAGTATGCCCGCGAGAGAGGCGTCCCCTTCCTTGGCATCTGCCTGGGGATGCAGATGGCGGTGATCGAGTTTGCCCGCAACGTGCTGGGGCTGACGGGCGCCCACAGCTCTGAGGCCGATCCGGAAACACCCTACCCGGTGATCGACCTGATGCCCGAGCAGGCGGATGTGACCCAACTGGGCGGTACCATGC
Above is a genomic segment from Luoshenia tenuis containing:
- a CDS encoding CTP synthase, producing MATKFIFVTGGVTSSLGKGLLAASLARLLRCRGLKVSIMKLDPYLNTDPGTMNPYQHGEVYVTDDGAETDLDLGHYERFADVPLTRAHSVTTGRIYQALFEHERKGEFMGQTIQVLPHVTDEIKNSVLDASRKSQADVQLVEIGGTIGDIESVPYQEAIRQFQWDVGRENCLYIHLTLLPYLPMSDELKTKPTQHSVRQLMSMGIQPEILVCRSSFPIPDDQRRKISLFCNVPVDHVVDSLDASTIYEVPLLLAEQNLDGLVCQHFGLQTPPPDLAAWREIVAHIKNPKRTVTIALVGKYVELHDAYLSIKESLTHASAYHQAKLEIQWIQSENITPENVAETLKDADGILVPGGFGNRGLEGKILAIQYARERGVPFLGICLGMQMAVIEFARNVLGLTGAHSSEADPETPYPVIDLMPEQADVTQLGGTMRLGGYDCHLIAGTKARAAYGQDDIRERHRHRYEFNNDYREQFEAGGMRISGVNPGRNLVEIVELPSHPWFVAAQFHPEFLSRPNRPHPLFRDFVGASLNREDQ